CCGGACAATGTCATCGCATCGGTATATTCCTGCGCATCTGCCTCAAGCCCCGGCACATACGCTTTGATCCATGATAATGATGTATTCATTCCTATCTCCTTTCAGCATTAAAACTGCTTTAAAAATCTTATATCATTTTCGTACAGCAATCTCATGTCGTCTATCTCATATTTCAGCAGAGCGATCCGCTCCAGCCCTACTCCAAAGGCAAATCCGCTGTAAGTTTCCGGATCGATGCCGCACATTTCAAGCACATGCGGATGTACCATACCGCAGCCGAGGATCTCGATCCAGCCGGAGCCTTTGCAGAAGCGGCATCCCTTTCCTCCGCACTTAAAGCATGACACATCCACTTCCGCGCTTGGCTCTGTGAATGGGAAATGATGCGGACGGAATTTCGTTTTTGTCTCTGCTCCGAACAGTTCTTTTGCAAATACCTCCAATGTTCCCTTTAAATCTGCAAAGGAAATATTTTTGTCAATGACAAGCCCTTCGATCTGGTGGAAAGAAGGAGAATGTGTCGCATCCACTTCATCGGAACGGAAAACACGTCCCGGCGCGATCATCCGTATCGGAAGCTTACCCTGCTCCATGACACGCGCCTGGACAGGCGACGTCTGCGTCCGCAGCACAATGTCTTTATTTATATAGAATGTATCCTGCTCATCCTTTGCCGGATGGTCGGCAGGAATGTTCAGTTTTTCAAAGTTGTACAGGTCGTATTCCACTTCCGGTCCTTCTACTACTTCATATCCCATGCCTACGAAGATTCTCTCCACCTCTTCCAGCGCGATCGTATTCGGATGCCGGTGTCCGGCCATATTCTTTCTCGACGGCAGTGTAACGTCGATCACTTCCTGCTTCATCTTCTCTTCCCGGATGGCTCTCTCCATCTTCTTCCGGGTGTCTTCCATCACTTCTTCGATGGCTGCTCTTGTCTCATTCACAAGCTGCCCCACCTTCGGCCTCTCTTCCGGGGCAACATCCTTCATCCCCTTCAGCACAGCGGTAAGCTCCCCTTTCTTTCCAAGGAATCTTACACGCACATCATTCAGCTTCTCCGGCATATCGGCTGCTTCGATCGCTCTCAGCGCTTCTTCTTTGATGCTTTGTAATTTCTCTTTCATCTCTTCTCTCCTTTATTAAACAGATTATAGGACGAAACTTCCTATACAACAAAAAAACCCCGTCCCCATAGGGACGAGGTTACAACTCGCGGTACCACCCTGATTCCCGCCCATACAGGCGGACACTCAAATGCGTAACGTGCATGCACGGCATCTCCTACTAGACTTATACGGAAATTCAAAGATGCAGCTCGCGCGGGAAATTCGATCGCCATCTGAACCAAAGGAAACTTTCAGCCCGGTGGTTTCCTCTCTCTTGTGGAAGATGGGTCTCTACTGACACGGTCATAGCTTTTGTCAATTTATATTAATATATTCTAACACAACAAATACGTATGTCAAGGATAAAACTTTAAGATCTTGCTTTCTTTCCGGACGAACCGGTCAATATCTTGTCATACATGAGTATGTTGATCTCCCCGCCGAGCAGTATACTGTACATACAGAAATACATCCAGAGCATGATAAGCACGATCGTCGTCAAGCTGCCGTACATATCCGAAAAACCTTTAAAAATATCGACGTACACGGAGAATATCCATGATACGATCATCCACCCGATGGCCGCAAAAACAGCGCCCGGTATCTGCTTCTTCAATGAATCTTTCCGGTTCGGAAGAAACTTGTATATCAGAAGCGAGAATACCACGAGCACGACCGGCATGATATACACACGCGTTCTGATCAGCCAGTCTGCAAGTCCGGACAGGATCGGTATGTGCTCTGCGATAAAGATATTGAGTGTGTTGCCAAACACGGACAGCACAAGCAGAAAAATGATCACAAGGATAAACATTACGGTATACAAGGTCGCGCGTATGCGCAGAACTAAATAATTTCTCGTCTCACGGCAGTTGTATACACAGTTCAGTCCCCCTGTCATGGCCAGTACACCCTTCCCCGCGGACCAGAGGGCCACAATGACCGTAACGGGAATGATCCCTGACGACTGATTATACACCTGGTTTACTATGGATGTGATGAGAGAATCCACAGAAGACGGAAATACCCGTATGACTGCGGTCATCACGTCCGCCTTCGTCACCGGCGTATACTGTACCATTGTTATCAAAAGAAGAATGATGGGGATAAGGCACAACATAAAAAAGAAGGCAGACTGCGCCGCATATGCCCCCACGTGATCGTCCGTGACTTCCTGTGATATCTCTTTCCCTTTTTTGTATAATTTTCTGTAACTTTTCATTGCTCACTCCTACTGCGTTCTCCTTATTTTACCCGATTTTTCCATCTTTGTCTATTGAAAAACAAAAGGTGATACGTTACTATATGATGTATACACAAAATACGGTAAGGAAGGTAGAAACATGCAGCTTTTAAAAGAACGAATCGTGAAAGACGGAACGGTAAAGCCGGGAAATGTACTAAAGGTGGACAGTTTTCTCAATCACCAGATGGATATCGACTTGATCAACGAGATAGGAAAGGAATTCCGCAGGAGATTTCCAAGTGACAAGATCACAAAGATTCTGACCATCGAGGCATCCGGTATCGGAATTGCCTGCATTGCAGCACAGTATTTCCACGTACCAGTAGTATTTGCCAAAAAAGCGCAAAGTATTAATATTGACGGGGAAGTCTACCATACAAAGGTGGAATCTTTCACGCACAAAAAAGTATACGATGTCATCCTCTCGAAAAAATTCCTGGATGCAGATGACCATGTCCTTGTCATCGATGATTTTCTCGCAAACGGCTGTGCGCTCATGGGTCTTCTTGACATCATCAAAGAGGCCGGCGCGACCATCGAAGGAGCCGGCATCGTTGTGGAGAAAGGATTCCAGCAGGGCGGCCAGATCATCCGCCAGAATGGTATTCATCTGGAATCCCTTGCAATTATTGAGACAATGACCGATACATCACTCACCTTCCGGGAATAGCCGGCGCGGCGACGCTGTCCATTCTTCAAATTTCACGACAGTAAGCGGCTTTGAATAGTAGTAACCCTGCACGAGCTCACAGTCAGCTTCCTTAAGAAAATCAATCTGCTCCTGCGTCTCTATTCCTTCAGCTACAACATGGATCCCCATATCTTTGGCAAGCCGGATGAATCCGGTGATGATGCTGCGGGCTTTGCTGTTTGTGATATCCATGAAAAACTCCCTGTCCAGCTTTATCGTGTCGATATCAAAATCCTTAAGCAGCGCCAGAGAGGAAAATCCGACGCCAAAATCATCGAGCGAACATAAGAAACCTTGTTCATGCATCTTCACTATTGTCTCCTTTACGAGCTCTCTCTGCTGTTCGTCGAATAATATAGACTCTGTCAGCTCGATCTCGATTATTCCGTCCGGTATTCTGTATTTCTCTTTCAGCGCCACAAACTCACTGAGAAAATTAAGATTTTTAAAGTGTACTCTCGAAAGATTTACAGATACCGGCAGAAGCTCTCTGTTATCCTGCATGCATCTGTACAGAAAAATGCACATTTCCTCAAAAACGTACAGGTCAAGTCTGCATATATTGTCACTCTTTTCAAACAGAGGGATAAATTCCGAAGGCAGTATCCTTCCCTTCTGCGGGTGGAACCATCTCACGAGCACCTCTGCCCCGCCGGGCCTGCCGTCGGAAAGCCTCACCTTAGGCTGCATGTATATTTGAAAATCATGATTTTCGACAGAACCGTCAAACAGAGCATTCAGCTCATGCTCTTCCCTTATCTTCTGCGTCATAGCCGGAGTGTAAAAACAGCACGCGCTGTTTCCATCATACTGTCTGCAAGCGATTCTTGCCCTGTCCTGAATAACCGCAATATTTAAGTCCGGCTCATCAACAACGCAGACTCCCCACTGCGCCGACAGATGATATTCTATAGCAGCATGTTCATTGAAGGCATTCATCGCCTCCGTCATCCGGGTCACTCTCGACTGAATGACATCCTCCCTGTTCTCCCGCATACAGATAAAGAAATGATCGGCTCCGGCCCTGGCATCTGTCTCTCCTTCACGGATATTTTCCATGATCTTTTTATAAATATGTATCAGAATGTCATTCCCTGTTTTCATTCCGAAATTCTCATTCATCATCTTGAAGTTTTTTATATTTAAAAATATGACCGCATGCGTACATGCCGGCGCTTTCTCTGCCAGAGATCTATATTTCATCCGAAAGGCGGCCTCATTCATTCCACCGGTAAGCGGATCTGTGAAAGCAGCTTTTTCCATTTCTCTTCTGCCCACTCTGTAGAAGCGCAGCACCATGGCAAGAAACAGACCGCACGCCAGTATGATGCCCGCCAGACAGAAAAATGTGTGAAATACATATGTATCTGTCTCCTGCGAAAGCAGATCAGCCGGAACAAGGGTGAGCAGCATCCAGCCGTTGACTCCCAGAGGACAGTACGACATAATAAGCCTGCTCTTGTCAACCGCTGTAAAGGAATATACCCCCGGACGTCCTGCTGCCCAGTCATCTCTCATCTTTGTGATGTCACTGCGGTCTTCTGTATCAGACCGAAAGATATCATCCAGCTGCAGAAACGGCTTTACATCTGTCGGTGAGATCACAACGGTCCCTTCACTGTCCACAATACAATTCAGCCCTTTGCCGGCAAAACTCTCCGACTGAATGAGCGCCTGCATATTCTCCTTTCTGCGCACTCCAACAAAAACTCCGTTGACCGTACCGTCTCTGCACAGCGGAACAGAAAAAAGCAGATTCTGTCCTTCCACACAGTCCACCGAAGGCCCCTTTCCAAAAGAATCCTGAATCGCCGGCATAGTCTTTAAGTCTTCTGCCGCACCGTCTCCGTAGATCGCTGTACCGTCACTGAAGATCACAGCATAAGAATCAAATTCTGTTTTCTCTGTCTCCTTCATTAAAGTATCAGCCAGCTCCTGGCTGTCCTGGTACTCAGAAGCGTGATCTGCCAGAAGAGACGCTGCCGTCAAAGATGACGCAAACTGCGACGATATACCGCCTGTCAGCTGATCGGAGACATCGGAGGCATAACCTTCCATACTTCGTTCGAGCGTCTTCTTTAAGTCCAAAGTCTTAAAGACCATGACCGCGATAATAAATATCACGATAACTGACAAGACGATCCAACGCCTTTTCCACATGACAGCACCACTTCTATCAAATAATAAATGATTTGTACTACGCATACTGTCCACTCCTTAACTCTAAAAAAATGATATCACTGATCAGACAGCACGACAATAATTAATCTGTGTACGTATGCATATAGTTCCTTGCCATTTTTTATATCCTTTTGTATAATTATCTAAATCCGGCGCAGGGAGGTAAGCGTGATGAATGTGAAGAAGACTTTAGCAGAACATGTCTACGGGGAACTGAAGGAGCAGATCGTGAGCGGACGTCTGAAATATGGAGACAGACTCCCGTCCATGAACAGTCTGTGCGTTTTTTACAATGTAGGGATACGCACGGTAAAAGATGTCATGCGCAGACTGAAGGAAGAAGGTTATATACGCACAGAAGAACGAAAAGCCGCTGCCGTTATTTATAAGGCCGCTCCAGAAGATTCCGGGATCCATTCCGTACTGCAGCGAAAAACTTCCATTCTCGCTGTACATGAAACGATCTATATACTGATTCCTCTGCTGTTGTCGTTTTCCGCCAGTCTCTTTGATGAAGAAGAATTGAGGCAGATGACGCGCCGCATCACGACATTGAGGCGGAGACATCCAAAAGCTTCGGAACAGGCCTGCCGGAACTGCATCTACACTATGCTGGAACGCTCACACAATCTGCTGTTCCGAGATCTGTTCTCCAGCCTGGAGACGTACGCCAGGCTGCCCTTCTTCCAGGATCACGGCCGCTTTCTGGAACTTGTACAGGAATATAATGAATTTGACAGTACCGCCTGGGTGATGGACTCTATACCTTCCAGAGATGCCCATGAAATAACCCGCCGCTTCCGGCTTATGTTCAAGGCTGTATCCTCGGCCATCCGCCGTTATCTCGATGAGATGCACATCCGATACGGTGATGTTTTGGAGGAGACATCTGTTGAATACGCGTGGGCAGCAGAACGAGGACGGGACCATTACTATACACAGATAGTCCGGGACTTAATTAATAAGATAGGTACCGGATTTTATAAAGAAGGTGCTTTTCTGCCGTCTGAGGCAGCCCTGGCCCGTCAGTACAAGGTGAGTGTCTCCACTGTGCGCAGAGCACTGTCCATGCTCGGTGAACTCGGCTTCTCGAAGACATTAAACGGCAAGGGTACCGTCGTATTTCTCCAGAGTGACAGCTCAACTTTTCAATGTATGAAAAACAAAACATACAGAAGAGATACCATGTTATATCTGAGCGGTGTACAGCTTATGGCCATTGCTGTCCATCCGGCAGCCCTTCTCGCATTTGACCACATCGACAGACAGACGATACAAAAGCTCCGGCAGCGTACTTCCCGGACCGGCTCCATACCACTAGCGGACCTCACACGCTGCGTCATAGACAACCAGACGCTCAAGCCGATGAAGACCATTCTGCAGGAGCTGGAGAAACTCATGAACTGGGGCTATTACTTCTCCTTCTTCAGCGAAGGACCTTCACATGCCGATCTGCTTACGAAATACAGTCTGACAGCGCTGGAGCATCTGGCCGGCGGCAGGAAAGACGCGTTTGCCTCCTCGCTGTCCGAATGTTACTGCCATATCCTCTCTTTTGTCCGGGATTTCATGTCACGATGCGGGCTGCCCGAAGCCGCCGGCCTCCTTACCCCCGGCATTGTCAGCATATGACGGCGCTTAACTGATAAAGGGTGCGTTTCCTGCTCTGAACAGGAAACGCACCCTTGTTGTCTCTGTTTATTCTATCGTGACATCATGGAAAAAGAGCGTGAGGATCTCTTTGTAGTCTTTCCCCTGTTTTGCCATCTCGTTTGCGCCGTTCTGGCTCATTCCGATGCCGTGGCCGTATCCTCCGCCCTTTATGACAAATGCGTCTGACGTCTTTTCGACCGTAAAGAAGGCGCTCGGCAGCAGCGCGCTGCTGTCTATGACCGTGCCGTCCTGCTTCGTTATCTGGTAGCCCTTTCCTCCCAGCGCCCTTCTGATCTTATTTTCCGTCTCTACGGTCACACTTCCGCTGCTGCCTGTCGCTTTTATCTGCAGCGCCACATCACCCGGCCCTTTTTTTGTCACCTCCACACTGGACAATGTCCCCACGTCCGTGCCGGTATTGAGCCCAACGAGATCGGACAGTGTCTGGATGGGAACTGACGCCTCCCATCTGTACCACGGAAGCCCTTTTTCGTAATCCGCTTTTCCGTCCGACACATTTACACTCTGCAGGTATCCGTTGCTGTCGTTCGGCGCTGTACCCCAGGCTTCCATGGATGTCGTCTTACCGCAGGAGGTGGAATAATAATATGTAGTAACGACTTCTCCCTGATATCGGACGACCTGGCCGGCGGTCTCAGCCACGGCCTTTGATGTCGATTCCTGTTCCTTGGAATTGCCGTACACCTGGTAGTCTGTACTGTCATTTACATGCGCTTCATACTCC
This is a stretch of genomic DNA from [Clostridium] hylemonae DSM 15053. It encodes these proteins:
- the pheS gene encoding phenylalanine--tRNA ligase subunit alpha, whose protein sequence is MKEKLQSIKEEALRAIEAADMPEKLNDVRVRFLGKKGELTAVLKGMKDVAPEERPKVGQLVNETRAAIEEVMEDTRKKMERAIREEKMKQEVIDVTLPSRKNMAGHRHPNTIALEEVERIFVGMGYEVVEGPEVEYDLYNFEKLNIPADHPAKDEQDTFYINKDIVLRTQTSPVQARVMEQGKLPIRMIAPGRVFRSDEVDATHSPSFHQIEGLVIDKNISFADLKGTLEVFAKELFGAETKTKFRPHHFPFTEPSAEVDVSCFKCGGKGCRFCKGSGWIEILGCGMVHPHVLEMCGIDPETYSGFAFGVGLERIALLKYEIDDMRLLYENDIRFLKQF
- a CDS encoding YihY/virulence factor BrkB family protein translates to MKSYRKLYKKGKEISQEVTDDHVGAYAAQSAFFFMLCLIPIILLLITMVQYTPVTKADVMTAVIRVFPSSVDSLITSIVNQVYNQSSGIIPVTVIVALWSAGKGVLAMTGGLNCVYNCRETRNYLVLRIRATLYTVMFILVIIFLLVLSVFGNTLNIFIAEHIPILSGLADWLIRTRVYIMPVVLVVFSLLIYKFLPNRKDSLKKQIPGAVFAAIGWMIVSWIFSVYVDIFKGFSDMYGSLTTIVLIMLWMYFCMYSILLGGEINILMYDKILTGSSGKKARS
- a CDS encoding xanthine phosphoribosyltransferase; this encodes MQLLKERIVKDGTVKPGNVLKVDSFLNHQMDIDLINEIGKEFRRRFPSDKITKILTIEASGIGIACIAAQYFHVPVVFAKKAQSINIDGEVYHTKVESFTHKKVYDVILSKKFLDADDHVLVIDDFLANGCALMGLLDIIKEAGATIEGAGIVVEKGFQQGGQIIRQNGIHLESLAIIETMTDTSLTFRE
- a CDS encoding EAL domain-containing protein, yielding MWKRRWIVLSVIVIFIIAVMVFKTLDLKKTLERSMEGYASDVSDQLTGGISSQFASSLTAASLLADHASEYQDSQELADTLMKETEKTEFDSYAVIFSDGTAIYGDGAAEDLKTMPAIQDSFGKGPSVDCVEGQNLLFSVPLCRDGTVNGVFVGVRRKENMQALIQSESFAGKGLNCIVDSEGTVVISPTDVKPFLQLDDIFRSDTEDRSDITKMRDDWAAGRPGVYSFTAVDKSRLIMSYCPLGVNGWMLLTLVPADLLSQETDTYVFHTFFCLAGIILACGLFLAMVLRFYRVGRREMEKAAFTDPLTGGMNEAAFRMKYRSLAEKAPACTHAVIFLNIKNFKMMNENFGMKTGNDILIHIYKKIMENIREGETDARAGADHFFICMRENREDVIQSRVTRMTEAMNAFNEHAAIEYHLSAQWGVCVVDEPDLNIAVIQDRARIACRQYDGNSACCFYTPAMTQKIREEHELNALFDGSVENHDFQIYMQPKVRLSDGRPGGAEVLVRWFHPQKGRILPSEFIPLFEKSDNICRLDLYVFEEMCIFLYRCMQDNRELLPVSVNLSRVHFKNLNFLSEFVALKEKYRIPDGIIEIELTESILFDEQQRELVKETIVKMHEQGFLCSLDDFGVGFSSLALLKDFDIDTIKLDREFFMDITNSKARSIITGFIRLAKDMGIHVVAEGIETQEQIDFLKEADCELVQGYYYSKPLTVVKFEEWTASPRRLFPEGE
- a CDS encoding GntR family transcriptional regulator; amino-acid sequence: MNVKKTLAEHVYGELKEQIVSGRLKYGDRLPSMNSLCVFYNVGIRTVKDVMRRLKEEGYIRTEERKAAAVIYKAAPEDSGIHSVLQRKTSILAVHETIYILIPLLLSFSASLFDEEELRQMTRRITTLRRRHPKASEQACRNCIYTMLERSHNLLFRDLFSSLETYARLPFFQDHGRFLELVQEYNEFDSTAWVMDSIPSRDAHEITRRFRLMFKAVSSAIRRYLDEMHIRYGDVLEETSVEYAWAAERGRDHYYTQIVRDLINKIGTGFYKEGAFLPSEAALARQYKVSVSTVRRALSMLGELGFSKTLNGKGTVVFLQSDSSTFQCMKNKTYRRDTMLYLSGVQLMAIAVHPAALLAFDHIDRQTIQKLRQRTSRTGSIPLADLTRCVIDNQTLKPMKTILQELEKLMNWGYYFSFFSEGPSHADLLTKYSLTALEHLAGGRKDAFASSLSECYCHILSFVRDFMSRCGLPEAAGLLTPGIVSI